The following nucleotide sequence is from Endozoicomonas sp. GU-1.
ACATCACTTCGGAAAAAATAAACCAGAACATTCCCCAGCGGAATGTCCGGTCCATCTGCGGACTGTAAAGCCCGGCCCGGGACTCCTGAATGACATTGCCAAACCAGCCAAACAGCATCCAGGCCATAATCAGGCCACCGGCGTAAAACACATAGTGTGCACTAGAGTCCTTAACACCGGCGCTCATGTCATTCATCATCATGCCGGCCCCGAGAAGGGTCAGAAAAAGTCCAATAGACGCAATGATTGGCCATTTACTCTGGGCCGGAACGTAGTAGGTACCTTCGGTAGCCATAATACTTTCTTTCACCTCTCCTGATCTGACAGGGAGTACGCCTTTTCTCCCGAACAATCTTCTTTAGAAAATAAAGCTCAAAACATTCAGTTCAAATGGGTTACATCAAACAGCGTATAAGACAAGGTTAGCTTTTTTATATGCTTCGGCAGATCCTGATCGACGATAATCCGCAGTGGCATCACCTTTTCTTCCCATGGCTGCAACGTCTGTGTGGTAAAACAAAAACACTCGACCTTATGCAGGAAGTTGGTGGCTTCAAACGGCGTCACACTGGGAATGGCCTGGCCCACTATTGTTTTACCCGTGGGGTTTTTCGCAACAAAGTTGAGCAGGCCCGGTTCACCGGGATGCACCGTGACCTGGGGAGTACTGGGGTAAAAGTCCCAGCTCATGCCCGCATTCTTCGTGGCCACAAACTGCACCTTGATATCGCGGCTGGTATCCACTTTGGCTTCTGCCGCCTTGTACATGTATGGGTCAGGATCGGTCTTGCCGTTCAGGCCAGTCACCTGACAGAACACGTTGTACAGTGGCACCATGGCAAAACCAAAACCGAACATGCCAAAAGCTACGAGTATGGAGCGAATGACAGTACGGCGAGTTGAATGCTCAATGGCTTCAGGCTGCTCTCTATCCTGTTCACTCATACAGACTCCTGTCGTTTACTTTACATCCGGTGGTGTGGTGAAGGTGTGATAGGGCGCTGGTGATGGCACACTCCACTCTAACCCTTCAGAACCTTCCCAGGGCTTGGCCTCGGCTTTTGCTCCCCCCCTGATGCATTTAATCACGATAAACAGG
It contains:
- a CDS encoding cytochrome c oxidase assembly protein, which codes for MSEQDREQPEAIEHSTRRTVIRSILVAFGMFGFGFAMVPLYNVFCQVTGLNGKTDPDPYMYKAAEAKVDTSRDIKVQFVATKNAGMSWDFYPSTPQVTVHPGEPGLLNFVAKNPTGKTIVGQAIPSVTPFEATNFLHKVECFCFTTQTLQPWEEKVMPLRIIVDQDLPKHIKKLTLSYTLFDVTHLN